The segment CCGGATGGAGCCACCGGTCCAGATCCGCCAGCAGGGCCGCCTTGTCCGGATACGCCGCGGCAGCCCCGGCCGCGCCGCCGGCCTGGCGCCAGCCTTCCACCAGGGCCGGCGCCCAGCGGCCTACGGCCAGCAGCACATCGACGCTGCGGGCGGCCGCCTGTCCCGTCCGGCGATGCCCCTCTTCCGCCCAGTCCCCCAGTTCGAACATGTCGCCCAGGATGGCCACCGCCCGCCGGTCCCCGGCGACCTGCCGCAAGGCTTGCAGGGCCGCAGCCGTCGAGGTCGGCGAGGCATTATAACAATCGATGAAGAGGGTCCACGAACCGGCCTGCCGGATCTCGCTGCGCAGGGACGCGGGCCGCGCCCGGCCCAGGCCCGCCGCGATGGCGTCCGCATCCAGCCCCAGCACCACGCCCACCGCCGCTGCCGCCAGGGCACAGGTCACGGCCGCTGGCCCCGGCAGGGCCAGTTCGACGGTGGCGGCGTCGCCACCCGGGATCTCCAGCCGGAACCGGGTGCCGGGACCCCGGCTCTCCACCGCCACCGCCCTCACGTCGGCGCCGCCCTCGACCCCGAAGGTGAGCACTCGGGCCCGGGTCCGGGCGGCCATGGCCCGCACCCGGGGGTCGCCGGCATTGAGGATCGCCACGCCATCCGCAGGCAGCGCCTCCACCAGCTCGCCCTTGGCCTGGGCGATCTTCTCCAGGCTGCCGAGGAACTCCAGGTGGGATTCGGCCACCACCGTCACCACGCCGATGTCGGGCTCGGCAATGGAGGCCAGCCGGGCGATCTCCCCGAGCCCCCGCATGGCCATCTCCAGCACCGCCACCTGGTGGTGGTCCTCCAGGTCCAGCAGGATGAGGGGCAGGCCGATGTCCGTGTTGTAGTTGCCCGCCGTCTTCAGCACGGCGAAACGCTGCTCCAGGACCGCGGCGGTCATTTCCTTGGTGGTGGTCTTGCCCACGCTGCCCGTGATCCCCACCACCCGCAGGCCGGGCCGCCGGCGGCGCACCCAGCGGGCCAGGCTGGCCAGGGCCTGGCGGGTATCGGCCACCTCCACCACCGCCGTGCCCGGCGGAGGCCCGCCGGGCAGCACCTCCGCCAGGGGGCGGGCGATCACCGCTCCCCGGGCCCCCGCCGCCAGCGCCTGCCCGACGAACTGGTGCCCGTCGACCCGCTGTCCCGGCAGCGCGAAGAACAGGTTCCCCGCCTCGACCCGCCGGCTGTCGACTGCACCGCCGGCCACGGTCACGCCGCCGTCGCCGGCCACCAGGCGCCCGCCGGTGGCCTCCGCGACCTCCGCCATGGCGAGCCGCATGCCCTCACCCCCTCCGTGGACCCGCCTCAGCCCCGGTAACCCAGGGCGGCCAGGGCTTCCGCCGCCACCTCCCGGTCGTCGAAGTGGATGGTCCGGTCGGCGAAGATCTGGTAGTCCTCGTGCCCCTTGCCCGCGATGACCACCACGTCGCCGGGCCGGGCCAGCTCCAGGGCCCGCCGGATGGCCGCTGCCCGGTCCGTCACCCGCTCGTAGGCCGCGCCCGGCACCCGCCGGACCCCGGCCTCAATGTCGTCCAGGATCGCCTCCGGGTCTTCGCTGCGCGGGTTGTCGGAGGTCAGCACGGTGTAGTCGGCCAGCCTGGCGCTGATGGCACCCATCTGGGGCCGCTTGCCCCGGTCGCGGTCGCCGCCGCAGCCGAAGACGCAGATGACCCGGCCCTGGCCGGCCAGCTCGCGCACGCTCCGGAGCACATTATCGAGCCCGTCGGGCGTGTGGGCGTAGTCCACGATGACCGCGAAGGGCTGGCCGCGGTCGATGCGCTCCAGGCGCCCCGGAACCGCCTGGAGGCTCTCCAGGCCCCGGGCCACCGTGGCCGGATCCAGCCCCAGGGCCAGACCGGCACCGGCCGCGGCCAGGGCGTTGTACACGTTGAACCGGCCGGTCAGGCGCAGCCGGACCGGGGCCTCCCCCTTGGGGCTCACCAGGATGAAGCGGAT is part of the Thermaerobacter subterraneus DSM 13965 genome and harbors:
- a CDS encoding UDP-N-acetylmuramoyl-tripeptide--D-alanyl-D-alanine ligase produces the protein MRLAMAEVAEATGGRLVAGDGGVTVAGGAVDSRRVEAGNLFFALPGQRVDGHQFVGQALAAGARGAVIARPLAEVLPGGPPPGTAVVEVADTRQALASLARWVRRRRPGLRVVGITGSVGKTTTKEMTAAVLEQRFAVLKTAGNYNTDIGLPLILLDLEDHHQVAVLEMAMRGLGEIARLASIAEPDIGVVTVVAESHLEFLGSLEKIAQAKGELVEALPADGVAILNAGDPRVRAMAARTRARVLTFGVEGGADVRAVAVESRGPGTRFRLEIPGGDAATVELALPGPAAVTCALAAAAVGVVLGLDADAIAAGLGRARPASLRSEIRQAGSWTLFIDCYNASPTSTAAALQALRQVAGDRRAVAILGDMFELGDWAEEGHRRTGQAAARSVDVLLAVGRWAPALVEGWRQAGGAAGAAAAYPDKAALLADLDRWLHPGDAILIKGSRGMAMEEVAGALLARAGAAGSAPGAEG